In Patescibacteria group bacterium, one DNA window encodes the following:
- a CDS encoding glycosyltransferase: protein MKITIAIPVLNEAEILRPSVEKLRHFVDARLAEHEVTIVIADNGSDDATPAVARELERSLSGVRHLRLEQRGKGLAIRSAWQKFPAEVCAFMDVDLSTDLAALPELVRVAAVTQGLAVGSRYQAGSRVERSRFRRLLSHGYLIFQRLALGTKTADLPCGFKAAAANVVDRILPTIKDDGWFFDSELVVRTERAGLPVAELPVVWSEDSVPGRRSKVPVFRTIRRYATSVLALQSELAAPPPRDGRPFAVGAREKFWLLLLAAAAVIATSIAPLYAWWRSVHGGGFWTGLQFLAPGDMNVYLSYINQVKGGAWLLQNDFTTEPLLPVFNILWLSVGWLARLFDLTAIAAFQVARVLLIPVFAGVVYLTAALFLREPRERLAAAALLLFGSGLGVYLAPLMGYQTADAQGYAWPIDLWVGEANGFLTLSYSPHFIASWILFLLAFYLLVRSFLSGRLRYAVAAGIAALVLFEFHPFHAPTLYAVPTLWLIWRSRRRFQARALAAYAIFVALSLPSVAYHYYLTHYGQAAVALMNNNANPTPGLLYVLVGLGLVSVLWPFGYLLGRRRDQDDGRWSFLVVWALAQFILIYLPLIFGRRLLEGLEFPLVILSLPVFLAVWAIIRERNIRTPAYLGVLAAVIALTLFLPSTLVSIGRNLSHYRTNSPPMFFLDRDEQAALAWIAGQTAPESVFLSDQPAAHSIVGLAGRRVYVGHIVNTLDFEAKRRAMLDFYSVMAAAEREAFLAARGIGYVYYGPDERQLGVVAATARLRPAAAFGAITIFRFEPAADIAAD, encoded by the coding sequence ATGAAGATCACCATCGCCATTCCGGTGCTCAATGAAGCCGAAATATTGCGACCGTCAGTCGAGAAACTGCGGCATTTTGTCGACGCGCGGCTGGCCGAACATGAAGTGACCATCGTCATCGCCGACAATGGTTCCGATGACGCCACGCCGGCGGTCGCGCGCGAACTGGAGCGGTCGCTCAGCGGCGTCCGTCATCTGCGGCTGGAGCAGCGCGGCAAGGGCTTGGCCATCCGCTCGGCTTGGCAGAAGTTCCCCGCCGAAGTCTGCGCTTTCATGGACGTTGATCTCTCGACCGACCTCGCAGCGCTGCCGGAACTCGTCCGCGTCGCGGCCGTGACCCAGGGCCTGGCGGTCGGTTCGCGTTATCAGGCCGGTTCGCGGGTCGAGCGGTCGCGCTTCCGCCGGCTGCTGTCGCACGGCTACCTGATCTTCCAGCGTCTGGCGCTCGGCACCAAGACCGCGGATCTGCCGTGCGGTTTCAAAGCGGCCGCGGCGAACGTCGTCGACCGGATCCTGCCGACGATCAAGGATGACGGCTGGTTCTTCGATTCCGAACTCGTGGTCCGGACCGAACGCGCCGGCCTGCCGGTCGCGGAATTGCCGGTCGTCTGGAGCGAAGATTCGGTTCCAGGGAGGCGGTCGAAAGTGCCGGTATTCAGGACGATCCGCCGGTACGCGACAAGCGTCCTCGCTCTCCAGTCGGAGCTGGCCGCGCCGCCGCCGCGCGACGGCCGTCCTTTCGCCGTCGGCGCGCGGGAAAAATTCTGGCTGCTCCTGCTCGCCGCCGCGGCCGTCATCGCGACTTCCATCGCGCCGCTTTACGCCTGGTGGCGCTCGGTGCACGGCGGCGGCTTCTGGACCGGCCTGCAATTCTTGGCGCCGGGCGACATGAACGTTTACCTGTCGTATATCAACCAGGTCAAAGGCGGCGCGTGGCTGCTCCAGAATGATTTCACGACCGAGCCGCTGCTGCCGGTGTTCAACATCCTGTGGCTGTCGGTGGGCTGGCTGGCGCGCCTCTTCGATCTGACGGCGATCGCGGCGTTCCAGGTCGCGCGCGTGCTGCTGATCCCGGTCTTCGCCGGCGTCGTCTATCTGACCGCCGCCCTGTTCCTGCGCGAGCCGCGGGAACGGCTGGCTGCCGCTGCGCTCCTGTTGTTCGGTTCCGGACTGGGCGTCTACCTCGCGCCGCTCATGGGTTATCAGACGGCGGACGCCCAGGGTTACGCGTGGCCGATCGATCTCTGGGTGGGGGAAGCGAATGGCTTCCTGACGCTGTCTTACAGTCCGCATTTCATCGCTTCCTGGATCCTGTTCTTGCTGGCTTTTTATCTGTTGGTCAGGTCTTTTTTGAGCGGCCGCCTGCGTTATGCCGTGGCGGCCGGGATCGCGGCTCTGGTCCTCTTTGAGTTCCATCCGTTTCACGCGCCGACCCTGTATGCCGTGCCGACGCTCTGGCTGATCTGGCGCTCGCGCCGGCGCTTCCAGGCCCGCGCCCTCGCGGCTTACGCTATTTTCGTCGCCCTCTCCCTGCCATCGGTCGCCTATCATTATTATCTGACGCACTACGGCCAGGCGGCGGTCGCGCTCATGAACAACAATGCCAATCCGACACCTGGACTTCTCTACGTCCTCGTCGGCCTGGGTCTCGTTTCGGTCCTGTGGCCCTTCGGTTATCTCCTCGGCCGCCGGCGGGATCAGGACGATGGCCGCTGGTCGTTCCTCGTCGTTTGGGCGCTGGCGCAATTCATCCTGATTTATCTGCCGCTGATCTTCGGACGCCGCTTGCTCGAAGGTCTGGAATTTCCGCTGGTCATCTTGTCGCTGCCGGTCTTCCTCGCGGTCTGGGCGATCATCCGCGAACGGAATATCAGGACGCCCGCCTATCTTGGCGTTCTGGCCGCGGTCATCGCGCTGACCTTGTTCCTGCCGTCAACCTTGGTCTCCATCGGCCGCAACCTGAGCCACTACCGCACGAATTCGCCGCCGATGTTTTTTCTTGACCGCGACGAACAGGCCGCGCTTGCCTGGATCGCTGGCCAGACCGCGCCGGAGTCCGTGTTCCTGAGCGACCAGCCAGCCGCGCACTCGATCGTCGGGCTCGCTGGCCGGCGGGTTTATGTCGGCCACATCGTCAATACGCTCGATTTCGAAGCGAAGCGCCGGGCCATGCTGGATTTCTACTCGGTCATGGCCGCGGCCGAGCGCGAGGCTTTTCTCGCGGCGCGCGGCATCGGCTATGTCTACTATGGTCCGGATGAGCGGCAGCTCGGCGTCGTGGCCGCGACCGCCCGCTTGCGTCCGGCTGCCGCGTTCGGAGCCATCACTATCTTTCGTTTTGAACCCGCTGCCGATATCGCCGCGGACTGA
- a CDS encoding polyprenol monophosphomannose synthase — protein MKTLVIIPTYNEQENLARVAAAVLDLGLADLDILVVDDASPDGTGRLADGLAAAHPGRVSVLHRSGKLGLGTAYLEGFRLALERGYDAACEMDADGSHDPQDLPRLISSVAAGADLAIGSRRIKGGRTEGWPAYRNLISSSAMKLTKWALGLRTEDVTAGFRCYRAALLRKILQSGVKSNGYSFQEETLYLAEKNGFQVAEIPVVFRDRRFGSSKLTKQEVWQFFATIWRLRRQK, from the coding sequence ATGAAAACCCTGGTCATCATCCCGACTTACAACGAACAAGAGAACCTGGCGCGGGTCGCGGCCGCGGTCCTGGATCTGGGTCTCGCTGATCTGGACATCCTCGTGGTTGACGACGCTTCGCCGGACGGCACCGGCCGGCTGGCCGACGGACTCGCGGCCGCGCATCCGGGGCGCGTGTCCGTCCTGCATCGGAGCGGCAAACTGGGGCTCGGGACGGCTTACCTGGAAGGTTTTCGCCTGGCGCTGGAGCGCGGCTACGACGCCGCCTGCGAAATGGACGCCGACGGATCGCATGACCCGCAGGATCTGCCGCGGCTGATCTCGTCCGTGGCCGCCGGCGCCGATCTCGCGATCGGTTCGCGCCGCATTAAAGGCGGCCGCACCGAGGGCTGGCCGGCTTATCGCAATCTCATCAGCAGCTCGGCCATGAAGCTGACCAAATGGGCGCTGGGCCTCAGGACCGAGGATGTGACCGCCGGCTTCCGGTGCTATCGGGCGGCGTTGTTGCGCAAGATCTTGCAGAGCGGCGTCAAAAGCAACGGTTATTCTTTTCAGGAAGAGACGCTTTATTTGGCTGAAAAAAACGGGTTCCAGGTCGCGGAGATCCCGGTTGTCTTCCGGGATCGCCGGTTCGGCAGCTCCAAGCTCACCAAGCAAGAGGTCTGGCAATTTTTCGCCACGATCTGGCGTCTGCGCCGCCAGAAATAA
- a CDS encoding DUF2079 domain-containing protein, whose translation MKRQLKNALKWLSGHQRSVLWVMILAYIGLFSALCLWKYGLYLYDSIDLAYFNQVFWNFLHGRWFEGSIHPHSSLGDHAELAIPFLLPFYAFFPDPRTLLVLQTVALALPAWPLFLIAERRFAARSLAPIAIAALWLASPLVQNINIYEFHILPFALLPLLFALREYDRGRLRHFLIFALLALVVREDVALVVVAFGVLAWIEKRSWSWRLAPVALGGVWFVAALRLIARFAPVGGYKYAIYYSWLGNTPAEMLLNTLTRPLRVLGHLFTFANLEMLLGFALPFALLLILLKPRRLILAALPLLQIILGAPGGGELILRTHYSTLFLPALFAAALDGQAALPKFAARLAKRGLPDARLLLTALLVFAALYGNLVLGPLKDAAVLAADGASRREQAAAADDLLARVGPQAAVAASYAFLPQLSSREYLYSLHYQFLGVTQFALTPYTLPSTVRYVALDTDDLLNYQAQFLRTDWTKPHYAGGYARLREAAKGGAVFARENLILIDNLAAPADLAAELTGAPYEFASGITLDSWGLRVTGTAGEKVIALATAWSATAPVAADLAMRVRLKDSAGQTVYDRAFPLGGGLTPTSEIAQRQAVAELNLPAASLADGWYYPEISLELIDSRLVLGPLGSTRREIMARKNFGAAALPPLLINGQ comes from the coding sequence ATGAAGCGGCAGCTCAAAAATGCGCTGAAATGGCTCAGCGGACACCAACGCAGCGTCCTCTGGGTCATGATCCTGGCTTATATCGGCCTTTTTTCCGCTCTCTGCCTCTGGAAATACGGCCTTTACCTCTACGACTCCATTGATCTCGCTTATTTCAATCAGGTCTTCTGGAATTTCCTGCATGGCCGCTGGTTCGAGGGTTCGATCCACCCTCATTCCTCGCTCGGCGACCACGCTGAGCTGGCGATCCCCTTCCTGTTGCCGTTCTACGCTTTTTTCCCCGACCCGCGGACCCTGCTCGTCCTGCAGACCGTCGCTCTGGCGCTGCCCGCCTGGCCACTCTTCCTCATCGCCGAACGCCGCTTCGCGGCCCGCTCGCTCGCGCCCATCGCCATCGCGGCCCTGTGGCTCGCCTCCCCTCTCGTCCAGAACATCAACATCTACGAATTCCATATCCTGCCGTTCGCGCTCCTGCCGCTATTGTTCGCCCTGCGCGAATACGACCGCGGCCGGCTGCGCCACTTCCTGATCTTCGCGCTCCTGGCGCTCGTCGTCCGCGAGGACGTCGCGTTGGTCGTCGTTGCTTTCGGCGTCCTGGCCTGGATCGAAAAAAGATCCTGGTCCTGGCGGCTGGCCCCGGTCGCGCTCGGCGGCGTCTGGTTCGTCGCGGCGCTGCGGCTCATTGCGCGCTTCGCTCCGGTCGGCGGCTACAAATACGCGATCTACTATTCCTGGCTGGGTAACACGCCGGCGGAGATGCTGCTGAATACCCTGACCCGGCCGCTGCGCGTGCTCGGGCATCTGTTCACTTTCGCCAATCTGGAGATGCTGCTGGGTTTCGCCCTGCCTTTCGCCCTGCTGCTCATCCTGCTGAAACCGCGGCGCCTGATCCTGGCGGCTCTGCCGCTCCTGCAGATCATCCTCGGCGCGCCCGGCGGCGGCGAGTTGATCCTGCGCACGCATTATTCGACGCTGTTCCTGCCGGCGCTGTTCGCCGCGGCGCTCGACGGCCAGGCCGCCCTGCCGAAATTCGCGGCCCGTCTCGCCAAGCGCGGCCTGCCCGACGCGCGGCTGCTGTTGACCGCGTTGCTCGTCTTCGCGGCGCTCTACGGAAATCTCGTCCTGGGGCCGCTCAAGGACGCGGCCGTCCTGGCGGCGGATGGCGCAAGCCGCCGCGAACAAGCGGCTGCAGCTGACGATCTGCTGGCGCGCGTCGGACCGCAGGCGGCGGTCGCGGCCAGCTATGCTTTCCTGCCGCAACTCTCGTCCCGCGAATATCTTTACTCCCTGCACTATCAATTCCTGGGCGTCACGCAATTCGCCCTGACGCCCTACACCCTGCCATCCACCGTCCGCTACGTCGCGCTCGACACCGACGATCTCCTGAATTATCAGGCGCAGTTCCTGAGGACGGACTGGACCAAGCCGCATTACGCCGGCGGCTACGCGCGGCTGCGCGAAGCGGCCAAGGGCGGCGCGGTCTTCGCCCGGGAAAACCTGATCCTGATCGATAATCTGGCCGCTCCGGCTGACCTGGCCGCGGAGCTGACCGGCGCGCCGTATGAATTCGCTTCGGGCATCACCCTGGATTCCTGGGGACTGCGAGTAACCGGAACCGCCGGAGAAAAAGTCATCGCGCTCGCGACCGCCTGGTCCGCGACCGCGCCTGTCGCCGCTGATCTGGCCATGCGCGTCAGACTCAAGGACAGCGCCGGCCAGACCGTTTATGACCGCGCTTTCCCGCTCGGCGGCGGATTGACGCCGACCTCCGAGATCGCTCAGCGCCAAGCCGTCGCGGAACTGAACCTGCCCGCTGCCAGCCTCGCCGACGGCTGGTACTATCCGGAAATCTCACTCGAACTCATTGACAGCCGCCTGGTACTGGGGCCGCTGGGCTCGACCAGACGCGAGATCATGGCGCGAAAGAATTTCGGCGCCGCCGCTCTGCCGCCGCTGCTGATCAATGGCCAGTAG
- a CDS encoding pilin, producing the protein MSGHDKISLNKKLAATLLLLPLLLAGLTLGLAIPNPTPVLAQATVEAPGTKAPLQKGLKGLTDDKSYADTFAKNAGIDTGTASLETIIGTIIRSLLGLLGTVFVVFIIYAGYLWMTAQGDSDQIGKAKKIILNASVGLVIILLAWSITEFVLVNIVARSLAR; encoded by the coding sequence ATGTCCGGTCATGATAAGATCTCGCTCAACAAAAAATTAGCCGCGACGCTATTGCTGCTCCCGCTGCTCCTTGCCGGTCTGACGCTGGGTTTGGCGATTCCGAACCCGACCCCGGTCCTGGCTCAGGCCACAGTCGAAGCTCCCGGCACCAAAGCCCCGCTGCAAAAGGGACTCAAGGGGCTCACTGATGACAAGAGTTACGCCGACACCTTCGCCAAGAACGCCGGAATCGATACCGGAACAGCCTCGCTCGAGACCATCATCGGCACCATCATCCGTTCGCTCCTGGGCCTCCTGGGCACGGTCTTCGTCGTGTTCATCATCTACGCCGGCTACCTCTGGATGACCGCGCAGGGCGACAGCGACCAGATCGGCAAAGCCAAGAAGATCATCCTCAACGCGTCCGTCGGCCTCGTCATCATCCTCCTGGCCTGGTCCATCACTGAATTCGTGCTGGTGAATATCGTGGCAAGAAGCCTGGCCCGCTAA
- a CDS encoding pilin, translated as MTKHTLKKIAASTLTAVAVALPLVAMAQVDLGLNYATNIGLGTKDVRETVSSVIRAFMGLLGIVAVCIILFGGFKWMTAAGNEENISDAKKLIISGIIGLVIIMSAYAIAQFVVGAVINGTSNT; from the coding sequence ATGACAAAACACACGCTTAAGAAGATCGCTGCCAGCACTTTGACCGCCGTCGCCGTCGCCTTGCCGCTCGTGGCCATGGCCCAGGTTGACCTCGGACTCAATTACGCTACCAACATCGGCCTCGGAACCAAGGATGTCCGCGAAACAGTTTCGAGCGTCATCCGCGCTTTCATGGGCCTGCTCGGTATCGTGGCCGTCTGTATCATCCTGTTCGGCGGTTTCAAATGGATGACCGCCGCCGGCAACGAGGAGAACATTTCTGATGCCAAGAAACTCATCATCTCCGGCATCATCGGCCTCGTCATCATCATGTCCGCTTACGCCATCGCCCAGTTCGTCGTTGGCGCCGTCATCAACGGAACTTCGAACACGTAG
- a CDS encoding pilin: protein MRHEINSARTNRATTARPSRSLSLLTVGTTASILAALFFFAATPPTLAAPTPSTGFSQSAAVGVPLPLAGVTVPGLIGKIINQTLGFAGLIALLMFIYGGLTWMLASGNEDKIGTAKKTVTWAALGLIMVFASYMIANLVITSLSAETMDQPAATPATTTAPAAPAPTTPAI, encoded by the coding sequence ATGCGTCATGAGATCAATTCAGCGAGAACGAACCGCGCAACAACCGCCAGACCGTCGCGCAGCCTGAGTCTTCTGACTGTCGGCACGACCGCGTCCATTTTAGCTGCCCTATTCTTCTTCGCCGCGACCCCGCCAACCCTGGCCGCGCCCACGCCCAGCACCGGCTTCAGCCAGTCGGCAGCTGTCGGCGTACCGCTGCCGCTCGCCGGCGTCACCGTGCCCGGACTCATCGGCAAGATCATCAACCAAACCCTCGGTTTCGCCGGCCTGATCGCGCTCCTCATGTTCATCTACGGCGGACTGACCTGGATGCTGGCCTCGGGCAACGAAGACAAGATCGGCACGGCTAAAAAGACGGTCACCTGGGCGGCTTTGGGCCTGATCATGGTCTTCGCTTCCTATATGATCGCGAACCTGGTGATCACCTCGCTCTCCGCCGAAACGATGGACCAACCAGCCGCGACGCCAGCCACCACGACTGCCCCAGCAGCTCCAGCCCCGACCACTCCCGCCATTTAA
- a CDS encoding pilin, translating to MRSHLRLLILLPLLASAFAMTLAAAAPVLAQTSDAAPPTLDLEPIAPAAEPLRTHTLPNPLQAGTIPELLGNAARLLTGIVGSIALLMFVYGGMLWMTSRGNSSQIEKGKNIFVWSTIGLLIMFSSYLIISFFLQTIGATS from the coding sequence ATGCGCTCCCATCTCCGCCTGCTGATCCTGCTTCCATTGCTTGCCTCGGCGTTCGCCATGACGCTCGCCGCAGCCGCTCCTGTCCTGGCCCAAACATCTGACGCCGCGCCGCCGACACTAGACCTAGAGCCGATCGCTCCGGCCGCCGAACCCCTCCGCACCCACACCCTGCCCAATCCGCTCCAGGCCGGAACCATCCCCGAACTCCTGGGAAACGCGGCGCGCCTCCTCACCGGCATTGTCGGCTCCATCGCCCTGCTCATGTTCGTCTACGGCGGCATGCTTTGGATGACCTCGCGCGGCAATTCCAGCCAGATCGAGAAAGGCAAGAACATCTTCGTCTGGTCGACGATCGGCCTGCTCATCATGTTCTCTTCTTACTTGATCATCAGCTTCTTCCTGCAGACCATCGGCGCGACAAGCTAA
- a CDS encoding pilin, whose product MIRSRTKKILLGLFLAAVLAGWSAVALAPAVLAAGEGQQCSTNDDCDSPLSCRSGRCTRINTFRLVPECATVRSAIPGEAPPVPSITCALETFGRIAQLILGLTGSAALLMFVYGGFLMVTSAGSSDKVSKGKTVMTNAIIGIVIIMTSGLLIQYGISKIGISSEFQVVGQACTGTGGRGVIIQMPNGENKCVSSCATDLAASGFSCVNTTLPANAGKYCIANLCPGNADIMCCLTQ is encoded by the coding sequence ATGATCCGGAGCCGCACGAAAAAAATCCTGCTCGGACTGTTCCTGGCCGCCGTCCTGGCCGGCTGGAGCGCTGTGGCACTGGCGCCGGCCGTCCTGGCCGCCGGTGAGGGCCAGCAATGTTCGACCAACGACGACTGCGATTCGCCGCTGTCCTGCCGCAGCGGCCGCTGCACCCGGATCAACACTTTCCGCCTGGTGCCGGAATGCGCGACTGTGCGTAGCGCGATCCCCGGCGAAGCGCCGCCGGTCCCCTCCATCACCTGCGCGCTCGAAACTTTCGGCCGGATCGCCCAGCTCATCCTGGGCCTCACCGGCAGTGCGGCCCTGCTCATGTTCGTCTACGGCGGCTTCCTCATGGTCACTTCGGCCGGCAGCTCAGACAAGGTCTCCAAAGGTAAGACCGTCATGACGAACGCCATCATCGGCATCGTGATCATCATGACCTCGGGCCTGCTCATCCAGTACGGCATAAGTAAGATCGGCATCAGCTCCGAATTCCAGGTAGTCGGACAAGCCTGCACCGGTACCGGCGGCCGAGGCGTCATCATCCAAATGCCGAATGGCGAAAACAAATGCGTTTCCAGCTGCGCGACCGACCTGGCCGCCTCCGGTTTCAGCTGCGTCAACACGACCTTGCCAGCCAATGCCGGAAAATATTGCATCGCCAACCTCTGCCCCGGCAACGCCGACATCATGTGTTGTCTCACTCAATAA
- a CDS encoding extracellular solute-binding protein — MSHRSPNFPPAPTARPRRLLARAAVLLMLPALLLAGFGCKNASPAVIEASKPITLKYWRVFDDQDAFQPMIDAYRQLHPNINIEYSKFRFEEYEAALLDAMAEDQGPDIFSLQNTWMLKWQPRLATAPGVVTVPFREMQGTIKKEAVTVLRQVPGMTLKQLANDYLDVVYADAVIPTEQEDPRAPLVPYIYGLPLAVDTMVLYYNRDILNAAGISQPATQWREFQDHVKRITRLDETGAILQSAAALGTADNVERSQDILALLMMQNGAPMTNESGMVTFDRFTPETAGQELTPGAAALVFNNDFANPEKEVYTWNDKMPASLDAFAAGRTAYFFGYSYHLAQIRALNPKLNFSMTGFPQIEGNKPVYYANYWLEVVSKKTAHLDEAWDFVRFITAAEQVQKYLNATGKPTALRSLVNSQLENTDLSVFAAQLPSVRSWYRGLDAIAAEKIFNDMIRQMIAGDAESNKIVELGAAKVNQTIK, encoded by the coding sequence ATGTCTCATCGATCCCCGAACTTTCCGCCCGCGCCGACTGCTCGCCCGCGCCGACTGCTCGCCCGCGCCGCGGTGCTGCTGATGCTGCCGGCGCTGCTGCTCGCCGGTTTCGGCTGCAAGAACGCCAGCCCGGCGGTCATCGAGGCATCCAAACCGATCACTCTGAAATATTGGCGCGTGTTCGACGATCAGGACGCGTTCCAGCCCATGATCGACGCCTACCGCCAGCTCCACCCGAACATCAACATCGAATACTCCAAATTCCGTTTTGAAGAATACGAAGCCGCCCTGCTCGACGCCATGGCTGAAGACCAGGGACCGGACATCTTCAGCCTCCAGAACACCTGGATGCTCAAATGGCAGCCGCGGCTCGCGACGGCTCCCGGCGTGGTCACGGTCCCCTTCCGCGAGATGCAGGGCACGATCAAGAAAGAAGCCGTGACCGTGCTGCGCCAGGTCCCCGGCATGACGCTCAAACAGCTCGCGAACGACTACCTGGACGTGGTCTACGCTGACGCGGTCATCCCGACCGAACAGGAAGATCCGCGCGCGCCGCTCGTGCCGTACATCTACGGCCTGCCGCTCGCGGTCGACACGATGGTCCTCTACTACAACCGCGACATCCTGAACGCCGCCGGCATCAGCCAGCCGGCGACGCAGTGGCGCGAATTCCAGGACCACGTCAAACGCATCACCAGGCTCGATGAGACCGGCGCTATCCTGCAGTCCGCCGCCGCCCTGGGCACAGCCGATAACGTGGAGCGCTCGCAAGACATCCTGGCACTGCTCATGATGCAGAACGGCGCCCCGATGACGAACGAGAGCGGCATGGTCACGTTCGATCGCTTCACGCCGGAAACGGCCGGCCAGGAACTGACTCCCGGCGCCGCGGCCCTGGTGTTCAACAATGATTTCGCAAATCCGGAAAAAGAGGTCTACACCTGGAATGACAAGATGCCCGCGTCGCTCGACGCTTTCGCCGCTGGACGGACGGCCTACTTCTTCGGCTACTCCTACCATCTGGCGCAGATCCGCGCGCTCAACCCGAAGCTGAATTTCAGCATGACCGGTTTCCCGCAGATCGAAGGCAATAAACCCGTCTACTACGCCAATTATTGGCTGGAGGTCGTCTCCAAAAAGACCGCGCATCTCGACGAGGCGTGGGACTTCGTCCGGTTCATCACCGCCGCCGAGCAGGTCCAGAAATACCTGAACGCCACCGGCAAACCGACCGCGCTCCGCAGCCTCGTGAACAGCCAGTTGGAGAACACCGACCTGTCGGTCTTCGCCGCGCAATTGCCGTCCGTCCGTTCCTGGTATCGCGGCCTCGACGCGATCGCCGCGGAAAAGATCTTCAACGATATGATCCGCCAGATGATCGCCGGCGACGCCGAATCCAACAAGATCGTCGAACTGGGGGCCGCTAAGGTCAACCAGACCATCAAATGA
- the galU gene encoding UTP--glucose-1-phosphate uridylyltransferase GalU produces the protein MKIRKAIIPVAGLGTRFLPATKAQPKEMLPVVDKPVIQYIVEEAVAAGIEQIIFVTSHTKRAIEDHFDRNFELEYRLQEGGKKDQLEIIKRLSTIASFAYVRQREPRGDGHAILEAAHLIGNEPVAIMHGDYIIDSAEPGIGQLIEVYDQYQSGVIGVQRVTKEQISKHGIVKGRPISEQLYEVEGLVEKPKPENAPSDLGIKGRYIVTPEVMEELRRVPPAADGEIRLIDGFKGLLGRQPIYCRDINGDMYDCGNKLQYLIAQVEYGLKHAEVNKDRLFADFLVRRAAELNQTSDQPKRH, from the coding sequence ATGAAGATCCGCAAAGCCATCATCCCGGTCGCCGGTCTCGGGACCCGCTTTCTGCCGGCCACCAAAGCGCAGCCCAAAGAGATGCTGCCGGTCGTCGACAAGCCGGTGATCCAATATATCGTCGAAGAGGCCGTGGCCGCCGGAATCGAGCAGATCATCTTCGTCACCAGCCACACGAAACGGGCGATCGAGGATCACTTCGACCGCAACTTCGAACTGGAATACCGCCTGCAGGAGGGTGGCAAGAAAGACCAGCTGGAGATCATCAAGCGCCTGTCCACCATCGCGTCTTTCGCCTACGTCCGCCAGCGCGAACCGCGCGGCGACGGCCACGCCATTCTCGAAGCCGCGCACCTCATCGGCAACGAACCAGTGGCGATCATGCATGGCGACTACATCATCGACTCGGCTGAACCCGGCATCGGCCAACTGATCGAGGTTTATGACCAATACCAGAGCGGAGTCATCGGCGTCCAGCGCGTGACCAAAGAGCAGATCAGCAAACACGGCATCGTCAAAGGCCGCCCGATCAGCGAGCAGCTTTACGAAGTCGAGGGTCTGGTCGAAAAACCGAAGCCCGAGAACGCGCCGTCTGACCTGGGCATCAAGGGGCGCTACATCGTGACCCCCGAGGTCATGGAGGAGCTGCGCCGCGTTCCGCCGGCGGCGGACGGCGAGATCCGCCTGATCGACGGCTTCAAGGGACTGCTCGGCCGCCAACCCATCTACTGCCGGGACATCAACGGAGACATGTACGACTGCGGCAACAAACTGCAATATCTCATCGCCCAGGTCGAATACGGGCTCAAGCACGCCGAGGTCAACAAAGACCGGCTATTCGCTGATTTCCTGGTCCGCCGCGCGGCCGAACTCAACCAAACATCAGATCAGCCGAAGCGCCACTAA